In Necator americanus strain Aroian chromosome IV, whole genome shotgun sequence, the following proteins share a genomic window:
- a CDS encoding hypothetical protein (NECATOR_CHRIV.G17190.T1) produces MCCTLPFIGQVTKRIVARQIAAVYDPLGWLVPLLTQAKHFQQTLWKHKFEWDNILPASLQEQWQKITQNINGFARTFPRRFFTQPQDKDTCIAVFADASDIAMSTCAYLFDGKHSALVMAKCKLPSIKTTTTMPKMEMNALTMAARLTWSVYQAMKEPWPNMSASPPQIVILSDSQIALSWLTTSEEKASPGVLISNRIKEIRKITAALNDEGLTVRFAYVNTKDNPADAGTRGLNQEQLQDHPWWTGPDFLRTPINHWPTIFYPYDWQGTHETEELQPPTEAGTVSITMNSASTRLLQESCNDLIDAKRFSSFKKAKRVTAWALLFIKKLMRSLPQQSVDRIFQKIPELRTIQDTTILLGQHIKAARIALLRNHQSSFLSHYHKKLRNDTLRLYQDKDLLWRSQGRLQNSTLGADAKSPIFVAPNTPLSQLLIKDAHGDYHQGVEHTIATIRQTYWIPKIRQQVRKLVSKCVQCRRLNALPYPYPDMTDLPQQRVMRSRPFQHIGLDFFDLPSTHLEAGKTHGYGCIFTCMVTRLIHLEMVDSMSTEDFINALRRFVARRGVPDSITCDNAPSFLLGASILAGSPQGETLSSSIHNATSNQEIQWNHITPYAPWQGGFYERLIKSVKHALYKSLRGTNHRSGDHLRTILTEIEACLNSRPLTYQGDGQEDFSSIRPIDFLQKDLTLTLPTTHLTDPMTNDPDYHTPDEIRALQTRQEVIASLQSSCGATERFWTIWQKHYLTCLRETHRRTISSKRQGRETPTIGDVVLVSDPVIPRNEWKLARITDTRAGRDGEIREVELLTPARRKIRRPPNLLIPLEIQPATTPSHTTPGDHAVSDGTDEQIPTSHPYNLRPRRAVHYADEQVVTTTQTATVRRFPPKWFLFYIMIITLFTTSSTFANRDISMTCSNEGVLVHTSRNDPFEICADHHCQMITPVTNPFLVKFPPEVTLHDYLVSLKWNTGDQLATMETMCHRLNFCQQLDCWICSAVVFNPECWPMGAIVITALLLYVIVAILYVLLYVPMTMGKPIRIILIVLRRILLILASALIKLCMTLCRRMRRRRPQSHRDRLLAVLAITLAVSTYAIHACQQVNVLEHRSTVCNNYDGHESCSIYLNELLKINTFHREACLRLTRNATLIANVKLRWKGLYLHCEQESRIFTRAVELQRIDSKRCPHMGSCQGQKCAAIHHSSLIPELEEGNKYPGRTGCMESCGGPGCDCFFLSSGCLFYRVYAVPKNSKVYEIFRCTRWTEQVKLEVTIEDLSSSEGKRRYVLAITPNVPTEVPSMTVTMTAVTLPPLPNLSKEFVTDGRDVAIWNNPFTPDLLCASWRHARDMNCTLKDDCRCHAAENSVSCACPTKDILAYFKQLNLVLPVKTASWELSRRLNETVTAKISQMVSADFVVQFKTVIETANLLVTNNVCNIANSELEGCYYCAKGATAKVTCRSSTNTLGEVLCGRHAFVVPCAPTSPESNLYFHLDSARQLLNCSIRCGETVHYFVLSGILRYTSNFHAAMTDFIQGNTTAYHGFQLPDFHHILNVFMDWYKVLFVSILAVIFALLVSYLCLQSLGIRLMTLLLRGALTLVCYPVRLLATTLERFRTPRPNRDAHEKWL; encoded by the coding sequence ATGTGCTGTACTTTACCATTCATAGGCCAAGTCACAAAAAGGATTGTAGCGCGACAAATAGCGGCCGTATACGACCCATTGGGGTGGCTGGTCCCACTGCTGACGCAGGCAAAGCATTTCCAACAAACCTTGTGGAAACACAAGTTCGAATGGGACAATATTCTTCCAGCATCCCTCCAGGAGCAGTGGCAGAAAATCACACAAAACATCAACGGGTTTGCCCGTACCTTTCCACGACGATTTTTCACACAACCTCAAGACAAGGACACTTGCATCGCAGTGTTCGCTGACGCCAGTGACATCGCCATGTCCACATGTGCGTACCTATTCGATGGAAAGCACTCCGCGCTGGTAATGGCTAAATGCAAATTGCCATCGATAAAAACGACCACTACAATGCCAAAGATGGAGATGAACGCATTAACAATGGCAGCTCGATTGACATGGTCAGTATACCAAGCCATGAAGGAGCCCTGGCCAAATATGTCCGCTTCTCCACCACAAATTGTCATCCTTTCGGATTCCCAAATTGCATTGAGCTGGCTAACAACGTCAGAGGAAAAGGCCAGTCCAGGTGTCCTTATTTCCAACCGAATAAAGGAAATACGCAAGATCACCGCGGCCCTAAACGACGAAGGTCTTACAGTACGTTTCGCATATGTAAACACAAAAGACAATCCTGCTGATGCGGGAACACGGGGGCTGAACCAGGAACAGTTACAGGACCATCCCTGGTGGACGGGGCCAGATTTTTTACGGACACCTATCAACCACTGGCCCACGATTTTTTATCCATATGACTGGCAGGGTACTCACGAAACGGAAGAATTGCAGCCTCCCACTGAAGCAGGTACAGTCTCGATCACAATGAACTCAGCATCAACGAGACTTCTGCAAGAATCCTGCAATGACCTGATCGACGCCAAACGTTTCAGCTCCTTCAAGAAAGCAAAGAGAGTGACAGCATGGGCGCTGTTGTTTATTAAAAAACTGATGCGCTCACTACCACAACAGTCAGTGGACAggatattccagaaaataccAGAGCTACGGACCATACAGGACACAACAATACTTTTGGGGCAGCACATCAAAGCGGCACGGATTGCGCTACTCCGAAACCATCAATCTTCATTTCTATCACATTACCATAAAAAACTGCGGAATGACACTTTGCGTCTATATCAAGACAAGGACCTTCTATGGCGATCACAAGGACGCCTCCAGAACTCGACATTAGGAGCAGATGCGAAATCACCCATTTTCGTGGCTCCGAATACACCTCTGTCACAACTCCTCATCAAGGACGCTCATGGCGATTACCATCAAGGTGTGGAACATACAATCGCCACAATTAGACAAACGTACTGGATACCAAAAATACGGCAACAAGTACGAAAACTAGTGAGCAAATGCGTACAATGCAGACGACTAAATGCCCTTCCTTACCCATATCCAGACATGACTGATTTACCACAACAAAGGGTTATGCGCAGCCGTCCGTTCCAGCATATCGGGCTCGATTTCTTCGACTTACCCTCCACACACCTGGAAGCCGGTAAAACTCACGGCTATGGTTGCATTTTCACCTGCATGGTTACCCGTTTGATTCATCTGGAAATGGTAGACAGCATGAGCACGGAAGATTTCATCAACGCCTTACGAAGATTTGTGGCTAGAAGAGGTGTTCCTGACTCTATCACATGTGATAATGCCCCGTCTTTTCTGCTCGGAGCCAGCATTTTAGCAGGTTCACCTCAAGGGGAAACCCTCAGCTCAAGTATACATAACGCCACATCAAATCAAGAGATTCAGTGGAACCACATCACTCCCTACGCACCATGGCAGGGCGGTTTTTATGAGCGCCTCATCAAATCCGTCAAACACGCTTTATATAAGTCACTACGAGGCACAAATCACCGTTCCGGAGACCATTTACGAACGATCTTGACGGAAATTGAAGCTTGTCTCAACTCAAGGCCGCTCACTTACCAAGGTGATGGACAGGAAGACTTTTCTTCCATTCGACCAATCGACTTCCTCCAAAAGGATTTGACACTAACCCTACCAACCACACACCTCACAGATCCCATGACAAACGATCCCGACTACCATACCCCAGACGAGATTCGAGCCCTCCAAACTCGTCAAGAGGTCATTGCTTCCTTACAATCATCATGCGGTGCCACGGAACGATTTTGGACTATTTGGCAAAAACATTACCTGACCTGCCTACGGGAAACGCACAGAAGGACAATCTCAAGTAAACGACAGGGACGAGAGACTCCTACCATAGGGGACGTGGTTTTAGTAAGCGATCCAGTAATTCCACGTAATGAGTGGAAGCTAGCACGAATTACCGATACTCGAGCAGGACGGGATGGGGAAATTAGAGAAGTCGAGCTTCTCACGCCAGCGCGCAGAAAAATACGACGACCTCCAAACCTTCTCATCCCTCTGGAAATACAGCCTGCTACAACTCCGTCCCACACCACACCAGGAGATCACGCAGTATCAGACGGGACAGACGAACAAATACCCACTTCTCATCCTTACAACCTGCGTCCGCGACGCGCAGTACATTACGCTGATGAGCAAGTGGTTACGACAACTCAAACTGCAACAGTCAGACGTTTCCCACCAAAATGGTTCCTATTCTACATCATGATCATCACATTGTTCACAACTTCGTCTACTTTTGCCAACAGGGATATAAGCATGACGTGTAGCAACGAAGGTGTGCTCGTTCATACATCTCGGAACGATCCGTTTGAAATCTGCGCGGACCACCATTGTCAAATGATCACCCCAGTGACAAACCCCTTCCTTGTCAAATTTCCACCAGAGGTAACACTTCATGACTACCTAGTGTCACTTAAATGGAATACCGGAGATCAACTGGCAACCATGGAGACAATGTGCCATCGCCTCAATTTCTGTCAACAACTCGATTGTTGGATATGCTCAGCGGTCGTCTTCAACCCCGAGTGTTGGCCAATGGGTGCAATAGTCATCACAGCACTCCTCTTATACGTTATAGTAGCCATACTATATGTACTCCTGTATGTTCCCATGACTATGGGAAAACCGATCCGTATCATTCTCATCGTGCTGAGAAGGATCCTCCTAATTTTGGCATCTGCACTCATAAAGCTCTGCATGACACTATGCCGCAGGATGAGACGACGACGGCCACAATCGCACAGAGACCGTTTGCTAGCAGTTTTGGCAATAACTCTTGCCGTATCCACATATGCGATCCATGCGTGCCAACAAGTAAATGTACTTGAACATCGCTCCACTGTATGTAACAACTACGACGGACACGAAAGTTGCTCGATTTACCTGAACGAGCTTCTCAAAATCAACACTTTCCATCGTGAAGCCTGTCTACGACTCACTCGAAACGCAACCTTGATCGCAAACGTCAAACTTCGTTGGAAAGGCCTCTACCTACACTGTGAACAGGAGTCGAGGATCTTCACACGAGCAGTGGAGCTGCAAAGGATTGACAGCAAACGCTGCCCGCACATGGGCTCGTGTCAAGGTCAAAAATGCGCCGCGATCCACCATTCAAGTCTGATACCGGAACTTgaggaaggaaataaatatcCAGGTCGCACAGGCTGCATGGAATCGTGCGGCGGCCCAGGATGCGACTGTTTCTTCTTAAGTTCCGGTTGTCTGTTCTACCGCGTATACGCGGTGCCGAAGAACAGCAAAGTCTACGAAATATTCCGCTGTACCCGATGGACTGAACAAGTAAAATTGGAGGTGACAATTGAGGACCTCAGCTCCTCTGAAGGAAAAAGGCGATATGTCCTCGCTATAACTCCGAACGTGCCCACGGAAGTACCGTCAATGACAGTTACGATGACGGCGGTAACTCTACCTCCTCTACCCAATCTCTCCAAAGAGTTTGTCACAGATGGACGAGATGTCGCGATCTGGAATAATCCTTTTACACCGGACCTTCTCTGTGCTTCTTGGCGCCACGCTAGAGACATGAACTGCACCCTCAAAGATGATTGCAGATGTCACGCCGCGGAAAACAGTGTCAGCTGTGCATGCCCTACAAAAGATATCCTGGCATATTTCAAGCAGCTCAACTTAGTTCTCCCAGTGAAAACAGCTTCCTGGGAGCTATCGCGACGACTCAATGAGACAGTCAcagcaaaaatttcacaaatggTATCAGCGGACTTTGTTGTTCAGTTCAAGACGGTCATCGAGACTGCGAATCTCCTTGTCACCAACAATGTGTGTAACATCGCCAACAGCGAACTGGAGGGATGCTACTACTGTGCGAAGGGAGCTACAGCCAAGGTCACCTGTAGATCATCAACTAACACGCTCGGAGAAGTCCTGTGTGGTCGCCATGCCTTTGTGGTACCATGCGCTCCCACTTCACCTGAGTCAAATCTCTATTTCCACTTGGATTCCGCACGCCAACTTCTCAATTGCTCGATCAGATGTGGAGAAACCGTGCATTACTTCGTTCTATCGGGTATTCTACGGTACACGAGCAATTTTCATGCTGCAATGACTGACTTTATTCAAGGGAACACTACCGCTTACCATGGTTTCCAGCTCCCAGACTTTCACCACATACTGAACGTCTTCATGGACTGGTACAAAGTACTGTTTGTCAGCATTCTGGCAGTGATTTTTGCCTTATTGGTGTCCTACTTGTGCCTACAATCTCTGGGAATACGCCTCATGACGCTCCTTTTGCGCGGCGCACTTACCCTGGTATGCTACCCGGTACGACTGCTGGCAACCACGCTAGAGAGATTTCGCACACCACGACCAAATCGGGACGCGCATGAAAAATGGCTCTGA
- a CDS encoding hypothetical protein (NECATOR_CHRIV.G17191.T1), giving the protein MWSPRIRAVGAASYSPMPAAPIRSESIALQYSKVDNPHMKHMTKAIWQRRFSEADRSRKRVEWGYFSSSNENLSSTFLLFAKKGNYIPDIRKARAISAVRITGR; this is encoded by the exons ATGTGGTCTCCTCGGATCCGTGCAGTTGGAGCCGCGTCCTATTCACCGATGCCCGCCGCTCCTATCCGGAGCGAATCCATTGCACTACAATATTCGAAAGTCGATAATCCGCATATGAAACATATGACGAAGGCCATATGGCAGAGAAGATTTTCGGAAGCTGACAGAAGT CGTAAAAGAGTAGAATGGGGATATTTCTCGTCGAGCAATGAGAACCTTTCATCgacgtttcttctttttgcgaaaaaaggaaactacaTACCAGATATTCGTAAAGCTCGTGCAATTTCTGCTGTACGTATTACTGGACGATGA